In a genomic window of Bradyrhizobium ontarionense:
- the hutC gene encoding histidine utilization repressor, with protein MSLAANRAKPDMAKPTLYKQIRLDIERRILTGEWPPGHRIPFEHEIMARYGCSRMTVNKALSELAQADLIERRRRAGSFVRRPQFLSAVLKIPDIRAEIGALGRAYGYELISCTRRTANAGDRARLGVTKPCKVVAISCRHSADDLPFAIEDRLIDLDAVPDAAKANFKVDPPGSWLLHHVPWTEAEHAISAIVADDAIADGLDIALGAPCLVIERHTWRKTQPLTAVRLVYPGEQHRLVARFRGSE; from the coding sequence ATGAGCCTCGCGGCCAATCGCGCCAAGCCCGACATGGCGAAACCGACGCTCTACAAGCAGATCCGACTCGATATCGAGCGCCGCATCCTGACCGGCGAATGGCCGCCCGGCCATCGCATCCCATTCGAGCACGAGATCATGGCGCGCTATGGCTGCTCGCGCATGACCGTGAACAAGGCGCTGTCGGAGCTCGCTCAGGCCGACCTGATCGAGCGAAGGCGGCGCGCCGGCAGCTTCGTGCGGCGGCCGCAATTCCTCTCGGCGGTACTGAAGATTCCCGACATCCGCGCCGAGATCGGCGCGCTCGGCCGCGCCTATGGCTATGAGCTGATCAGTTGCACCCGCCGCACCGCCAATGCCGGCGATCGCGCCCGGCTCGGCGTGACCAAGCCGTGCAAGGTGGTCGCAATCAGCTGCCGCCACAGCGCCGACGATCTGCCGTTTGCGATCGAGGACCGGCTGATCGATCTCGACGCGGTGCCCGACGCGGCCAAGGCGAACTTCAAGGTCGATCCGCCCGGCTCGTGGCTGCTGCATCACGTGCCCTGGACCGAGGCGGAGCACGCGATCAGCGCCATCGTCGCCGATGACGCGATCGCCGATGGCCTGGACATTGCCCTCGGCGCGCCCTGCCTCGTGATCGAGCGCCACACCTGGCGCAAGACGCAGCCGCTCACGGCCGTGAGGTTGGTCTATCCGGGTGAGCAGCACCGGCTTGTGGCGCGGTTCAGGGGCAGCGAATGA
- a CDS encoding formimidoylglutamate deiminase encodes MASLHLASALLPSGWADDVQITVSDGRIAAVTPGVPPSAADERHQVAVPGIASLHSHAFQRGMAGLAEISGHSTDTFWTWRETMYRFALAMSPDDVEAVATLLYVEMLERGFTRVGEFHYLHHDRDGAPYADIAEMAGRIASAALGSGIGLTLLPSFYAHGGFGGAAPHDGQRRFLCDVDQFAKLLTASRGAISTLAGANIGIAPHSLRAVAPEELRALVPLSDGGPVHIHAAEQVKEVEDCLAWSGQRPVAWLLDHASVDARWCLIHATHMTPDETAALAAHGAVAGLCPVTEASLGDGIFPARDYLKAGGRFGVGTDSNVLVGVTDELRQLEYGQRLTHRERNVLTSGPGASTGRTLFDAALVGGAQALAQPHSGLQVGARADIVTLDLSHPSLAGRTRDALLDGWIFATSNDAIDCVWTGGDKVVVNGRHRLRDTARRGFNDAVRRLLA; translated from the coding sequence ATGGCGTCACTGCACCTTGCATCCGCGCTGCTGCCGTCCGGCTGGGCCGATGACGTGCAGATCACGGTCAGCGACGGGCGGATCGCGGCGGTCACGCCCGGCGTCCCGCCGAGCGCCGCGGACGAGCGGCATCAGGTCGCAGTGCCCGGCATCGCCAGCCTGCACAGCCACGCCTTCCAGCGCGGCATGGCGGGCCTCGCCGAGATCAGCGGCCATTCCACCGATACGTTCTGGACCTGGCGCGAGACGATGTATCGCTTCGCGCTGGCGATGAGCCCAGACGATGTCGAGGCGGTCGCGACCTTGCTCTATGTCGAGATGCTGGAGCGTGGCTTCACGCGGGTCGGCGAATTCCATTACCTGCATCATGATCGCGATGGCGCACCTTACGCCGACATCGCGGAGATGGCGGGCCGGATTGCGAGCGCAGCTCTTGGCTCTGGAATCGGCCTCACGCTGCTTCCGAGTTTCTACGCCCATGGTGGGTTCGGCGGCGCGGCACCGCATGACGGGCAGCGGCGCTTCCTCTGCGATGTCGATCAGTTTGCAAAACTTCTCACGGCATCGCGCGGGGCGATCAGCACGCTCGCCGGCGCCAATATCGGCATCGCGCCGCACAGCCTGCGCGCGGTGGCACCGGAGGAGTTGCGCGCACTCGTTCCCCTCTCAGACGGCGGCCCGGTGCATATCCACGCTGCCGAGCAGGTCAAGGAGGTCGAGGACTGCCTGGCTTGGTCGGGCCAGCGCCCGGTCGCATGGCTGCTCGACCATGCCTCTGTCGATGCGCGCTGGTGCCTCATTCATGCGACGCACATGACGCCGGACGAGACGGCCGCACTCGCCGCCCACGGCGCCGTCGCGGGCCTCTGCCCGGTCACCGAAGCAAGCCTCGGCGACGGCATCTTCCCGGCGCGCGACTATCTCAAGGCCGGCGGACGCTTCGGCGTCGGAACCGACTCCAACGTCCTCGTCGGGGTCACCGACGAATTGCGGCAGCTGGAGTATGGTCAGCGATTGACCCATCGCGAGCGCAACGTGCTGACATCCGGCCCGGGCGCGTCGACCGGCCGCACTCTGTTTGATGCAGCGTTGGTTGGCGGCGCGCAGGCGCTGGCGCAGCCGCACTCAGGTCTACAGGTCGGCGCCCGCGCCGACATCGTCACGCTCGATTTGTCGCACCCCTCGCTGGCGGGACGAACGCGCGATGCGCTGCTCGACGGCTGGATCTTTGCGACATCGAACGACGCGATCGATTGCGTCTGGACCGGCGGCGACAAGGTCGTCGTGAACGGCCGGCATCGGCTGCGCGACACCGCGCGACGCGGCTTCAACGACGCGGTGCGGAGGCTGCTCGCATGA
- a CDS encoding sugar phosphate isomerase/epimerase family protein produces the protein MSATLPVLGAALSVKSIPAHTDWLLERQRDLEIQDFFRADLLDSDWRSTAKEIKSMLSGHTGRLGIHGPFWGFKIDSHDPMIRRAVTKRLLQGLEVAEFLGATQMVIHSPYTTWDYNNIDMLPDNREALTERVRATLADVIASAEQANCEIVIENIEDKDPQDRVALAKALGSSKMRVSLDTGHANYAHYSTGAPPVDYYVDAAGDMLTHVHLQDTDGYADRHWAPGEGNIRWVAVFRALARLTSNPRLILELRNHDHVKAGAAYLAALGLAE, from the coding sequence ATGTCCGCCACGCTGCCCGTCCTGGGCGCCGCCCTCTCCGTCAAATCCATTCCGGCCCACACCGACTGGCTGCTCGAGCGCCAGCGTGATCTGGAGATCCAGGACTTCTTCCGCGCCGACCTTCTCGACAGCGACTGGCGCAGCACCGCCAAGGAGATCAAGTCGATGCTGTCAGGTCATACCGGGCGGCTCGGCATTCATGGTCCGTTCTGGGGCTTCAAGATCGACAGCCACGATCCGATGATCCGCCGCGCCGTGACCAAGCGACTGCTGCAGGGGCTGGAAGTCGCGGAGTTTCTCGGCGCCACGCAGATGGTGATCCACTCGCCCTACACGACCTGGGACTACAACAACATCGACATGCTGCCGGACAACCGCGAGGCGCTCACCGAGCGCGTCCGGGCGACGCTGGCCGACGTCATCGCCTCCGCCGAGCAGGCGAACTGCGAGATCGTGATCGAGAACATCGAGGACAAGGATCCGCAGGACCGCGTCGCACTGGCGAAGGCGTTGGGCAGCAGCAAAATGCGGGTCTCGCTGGATACCGGCCATGCCAACTACGCGCATTATTCCACCGGCGCGCCGCCGGTCGACTACTATGTCGACGCCGCCGGCGACATGCTGACCCACGTCCATCTCCAGGACACCGACGGCTACGCCGACCGCCACTGGGCGCCCGGCGAAGGCAACATCCGCTGGGTCGCTGTGTTCCGCGCTCTCGCGAGGCTGACCTCCAATCCGCGCTTGATCCTCGAACTGCGCAACCACGACCATGTCAAGGCTGGCGCCGCGTATCTCGCTGCGCTTGGCCTCGCCGAATAG
- a CDS encoding PT domain-containing protein translates to MTVRRAILTTVLSMLALTVSSLSVPLLTVPAHAKGPFGAISAAGWSGGAYTDDKTGQFTSCIASASYQSGITFGVLATPTYSWALAFIHPGWSLSPGQKFPIVLSFDGKSTYNAEGAVWTANMVAVPMPNDSSLIKAFRAARTMSAFAQGNLFQFKLNGTAVLLPSLANCVRLINAGGLAAATNFTVQPSAAPAQRPTPPPTATASVQPSRPQGDSPELQLEAMQIASNFILKAALAHPSILGGGEKPVWLTSGGVAWKADNATGFVRIVPPERNVDGLEVTATIVGNDARDCKGKFISARNSELVDSAVVFRGMSSCEDSEKSDIAEYFIFPRKAGGFVLFSVVTPTRPVGSGGGQQLQTHEEANANFRKAAYTSIGK, encoded by the coding sequence ATGACGGTACGGCGTGCGATCCTTACGACGGTGCTTTCGATGCTCGCGCTTACGGTGTCTTCGTTGAGCGTGCCTCTATTGACTGTGCCGGCGCACGCGAAGGGGCCTTTTGGTGCGATCTCCGCGGCCGGATGGTCGGGTGGTGCCTACACCGACGACAAGACCGGCCAGTTCACGAGCTGCATCGCGAGCGCGAGCTACCAGAGCGGCATCACGTTCGGCGTCCTTGCAACGCCGACATATAGTTGGGCTCTTGCCTTCATCCATCCGGGCTGGTCGCTTTCGCCGGGGCAGAAGTTTCCGATCGTGCTGAGCTTCGACGGCAAGTCCACGTACAATGCCGAGGGCGCGGTCTGGACGGCCAACATGGTCGCCGTGCCGATGCCGAACGATTCCAGCCTGATCAAGGCGTTCCGCGCCGCGCGGACGATGTCGGCCTTTGCGCAGGGCAATCTGTTCCAGTTCAAGCTGAACGGCACCGCCGTGCTGCTGCCGTCACTGGCCAATTGCGTACGGTTGATCAACGCCGGCGGACTGGCTGCGGCAACCAATTTCACGGTCCAGCCCAGCGCTGCCCCGGCGCAGCGCCCGACGCCGCCGCCGACCGCGACGGCCAGCGTCCAGCCGTCACGGCCGCAGGGCGACTCACCCGAACTGCAGCTCGAAGCGATGCAGATCGCCTCCAACTTCATCCTGAAGGCGGCGTTGGCGCATCCGTCGATTCTGGGCGGCGGCGAGAAGCCGGTGTGGCTGACATCGGGAGGGGTGGCCTGGAAGGCCGACAACGCCACCGGGTTCGTCCGGATCGTGCCGCCCGAGCGCAATGTCGATGGGCTCGAAGTCACGGCCACCATCGTCGGCAACGACGCCCGCGACTGCAAAGGCAAGTTCATCTCGGCGCGCAACAGCGAGCTGGTCGACAGCGCGGTCGTGTTCCGCGGCATGTCCTCCTGCGAGGACAGCGAGAAGTCTGATATCGCCGAGTACTTCATCTTCCCGCGCAAGGCCGGCGGCTTCGTCCTGTTCTCGGTGGTCACGCCGACCAGGCCGGTTGGCAGTGGCGGCGGCCAGCAACTGCAGACGCACGAAGAGGCCAATGCCAACTTCCGCAAGGCGGCCTACACGTCGATCGGGAAATAG
- a CDS encoding DUF899 domain-containing protein codes for MTMHITGTREDWLNARLDLLEAEKDFTRRSDELAQRRQALPWVRVDKAYRFDTEDGPATLPDLFKGRSQLLVYHFMFGPDFQAGCPSCSMIADGFNGFQVHLANHDVMLWAVSRAPLAKLKAYKSRMGWTFPWASSASSDFNFDFNVAITEEQQRQGGTEYNYRTSPPLGAGDVPAMVAEIAAGTGTDGATFMRDRPGMSAFIVEDGAVYHTYSSYARGLDGLWGAYQWLDRAPKGRNEQGVWWRRRDEYGKR; via the coding sequence ATGACCATGCATATCACGGGAACTCGCGAAGACTGGCTCAACGCACGGCTGGACCTGCTGGAAGCCGAGAAGGACTTCACGCGCCGCAGCGATGAATTGGCGCAGCGCCGTCAGGCCTTGCCCTGGGTGCGCGTCGACAAGGCCTATCGTTTCGATACGGAGGACGGACCGGCGACGCTGCCCGATCTGTTCAAGGGACGCTCGCAACTCCTGGTCTATCACTTCATGTTCGGACCGGACTTTCAGGCCGGCTGCCCGTCCTGTTCGATGATCGCCGACGGCTTCAACGGCTTCCAGGTCCATCTCGCCAATCACGATGTGATGCTATGGGCGGTGTCCCGCGCGCCGTTGGCAAAGCTGAAGGCCTACAAGTCGCGCATGGGCTGGACCTTCCCCTGGGCGTCGTCGGCGAGCAGCGACTTCAACTTCGACTTCAACGTCGCGATCACCGAAGAGCAGCAGCGCCAGGGCGGCACCGAGTACAACTACCGGACCAGCCCTCCGCTCGGTGCTGGGGATGTGCCGGCCATGGTGGCGGAGATCGCCGCCGGTACCGGCACGGATGGCGCGACCTTCATGCGTGATCGCCCGGGCATGAGCGCATTCATTGTCGAGGATGGTGCCGTCTATCACACCTATTCGAGCTATGCCCGCGGCCTCGACGGTCTGTGGGGCGCCTATCAATGGCTCGACCGCGCGCCCAAGGGGCGCAACGAGCAGGGCGTGTGGTGGCGCCGTCGCGACGAATACGGCAAGCGCTGA
- the hutI gene encoding imidazolonepropionase, with the protein MPQQFDRIWHNACLATLREDLAGLGAIERGVVAARDGRIVFAGAQSEFPADVDAPDRIDCEGRWITPGLVDCHTHLVYGGDRAQEFELRLAGASYEEIARAGGGIVSTVAATRAASEDVLIASALPRLDTLIAEGVTTIEIKSGYGLETATELRQLSAARALSRQRPVSVRTSFLGAHALPLEADGDKDRYIDLVCNEMLPAVASSGLADAVDAFTENIAFSAAQTARVFVAARALGLPVKLHADQLSNLGGAALAAEFGALSADHLEHTDEAGAAAMARAGTVAVLLPGAYYFIRETQKPPVELFRRHSVKLALATDCNPGSSPLTSLLLTMNMAATLFRMTVDECLAAVTREGARALGLLAETGTLEAGKWCDLAIWDIGRPAELVYRMGFNPLHQRVWRGQ; encoded by the coding sequence ATGCCTCAGCAGTTCGATCGGATCTGGCACAATGCGTGTCTGGCCACCTTGCGCGAGGATCTCGCCGGGCTCGGTGCGATCGAGCGGGGGGTGGTCGCCGCACGGGACGGACGCATTGTCTTTGCCGGCGCGCAGTCCGAATTTCCGGCGGACGTCGATGCGCCCGATCGCATCGATTGCGAGGGACGCTGGATCACGCCGGGCCTCGTCGACTGCCACACCCACCTGGTCTATGGCGGCGACCGCGCCCAGGAGTTCGAGTTGCGCCTCGCGGGTGCGAGCTACGAGGAGATCGCGCGCGCCGGCGGCGGCATCGTCTCGACTGTCGCTGCGACACGCGCCGCGAGCGAGGACGTGCTGATCGCAAGCGCGCTGCCGCGGCTGGATACTTTGATCGCCGAGGGCGTCACCACGATCGAGATCAAGTCCGGCTATGGGCTGGAGACGGCGACCGAGCTGCGGCAATTGTCCGCAGCCCGTGCTCTCAGCCGTCAGCGTCCGGTCAGCGTGCGTACCAGTTTTCTCGGCGCGCATGCGCTGCCGCTCGAGGCCGATGGCGACAAGGATCGTTACATCGATCTCGTCTGCAATGAGATGCTGCCGGCGGTTGCGAGCTCCGGTCTGGCCGATGCAGTCGATGCGTTCACGGAAAACATCGCCTTCTCGGCCGCGCAGACCGCACGCGTGTTTGTTGCGGCGAGAGCGCTCGGCCTGCCGGTCAAGCTGCATGCCGATCAGCTCTCCAATCTCGGCGGCGCCGCGCTGGCGGCCGAGTTCGGCGCGCTCTCGGCCGATCATCTCGAGCATACCGACGAGGCCGGCGCTGCGGCGATGGCGCGGGCCGGCACGGTCGCGGTGCTGTTGCCCGGCGCGTACTACTTCATCCGCGAGACGCAGAAGCCGCCGGTCGAGCTGTTTCGCAGGCATAGCGTGAAGCTCGCGCTCGCGACCGACTGCAATCCCGGCTCGTCGCCGCTGACCTCGCTGCTGCTGACCATGAACATGGCCGCGACCTTGTTCCGGATGACTGTCGACGAATGTCTCGCTGCGGTGACGCGCGAAGGCGCCCGTGCGCTCGGCCTGCTGGCTGAGACCGGCACGCTCGAAGCCGGCAAATGGTGCGATCTCGCGATCTGGGACATCGGCCGTCCCGCGGAGCTGGTCTACCGCATGGGCTTCAATCCCTTGCATCAGCGCGTCTGGAGGGGCCAATGA
- a CDS encoding ABC transporter substrate-binding protein, whose product MRKFGLLAVTAALLASTTAFADDVKVGIGISGWTGFAPLTLAKEAGIFKKNGLDVTIKKIPQKDRHLAIAAGDVQCAATTVETWISWNANGVATKQIFQLDKSYGADGMAVRNDVAAIKDLKGKTVAASAPGTSPYFGLAWMLKKNGLTVKDVTIVNLEPAAAAQAFVAGQNDAAMTYEPYLSTVRAAPDKGKIIATTLDYPMVMDTFGCTPKFLSENPKAAKALADSYFEALELIGKDQAKAYEIMGADVKQSGEQFGNSAKYLRWQDKAASQKFFETEFKTFNKEAAELLLEVGIIKQVPNIEDLYDASFIK is encoded by the coding sequence ATGCGCAAATTCGGGCTTCTTGCAGTAACGGCCGCGCTCCTGGCCTCCACCACGGCTTTCGCCGATGACGTCAAGGTCGGCATCGGCATTTCCGGCTGGACCGGCTTCGCGCCGCTGACCTTGGCGAAGGAGGCCGGCATCTTCAAGAAGAACGGTCTCGACGTCACCATCAAGAAGATCCCGCAGAAGGATCGTCATCTCGCGATCGCGGCCGGTGACGTGCAGTGCGCGGCGACCACGGTCGAGACCTGGATCTCCTGGAACGCCAATGGCGTCGCCACCAAGCAGATCTTCCAGCTCGACAAGAGCTACGGCGCCGACGGCATGGCGGTGCGCAACGACGTCGCCGCGATCAAGGATCTCAAGGGCAAGACCGTCGCGGCCTCCGCGCCTGGCACATCGCCCTATTTCGGGCTGGCCTGGATGCTGAAGAAGAACGGCCTCACGGTGAAGGATGTCACGATCGTGAACCTGGAGCCGGCCGCGGCCGCGCAGGCCTTCGTCGCCGGCCAGAACGATGCGGCGATGACCTATGAGCCGTATCTGTCGACGGTGCGCGCCGCGCCGGACAAGGGCAAGATCATCGCCACCACGCTGGACTATCCGATGGTCATGGACACGTTCGGCTGCACCCCGAAATTCCTGTCAGAGAATCCGAAGGCCGCCAAGGCCCTCGCCGACAGCTATTTCGAGGCGCTGGAGCTGATCGGCAAGGACCAGGCCAAGGCCTATGAGATCATGGGCGCCGACGTGAAGCAGAGCGGCGAGCAGTTCGGCAACTCCGCGAAGTATCTGCGCTGGCAGGACAAGGCCGCCAGCCAGAAGTTCTTCGAGACCGAGTTCAAGACCTTCAACAAGGAGGCCGCCGAGCTCCTGCTCGAGGTCGGGATCATCAAGCAGGTCCCGAACATCGAGGATCTCTATGACGCGAGCTTCATCAAGTAA
- a CDS encoding helix-turn-helix domain-containing protein, whose translation MDSLITAAAQALAAGDPLGALNRVALRDDPPALALRGIAMARLGDFVRAKALLRQAARAFGAKATMARARCAVAEAEIALAARDLTWPTKALAAARETLERHGDRTNAAYARSLEIRRLVLIGHLDEAERRLADLDPSPLLPAARTIYELIVAGLALRRLQTKAARSALERATHTARQARIPELHAEIERASAALSAPAARMIVRGGERLLQLDEVEALFRSDRLIVDACRLALRQGSHVVPMARRPVLFALARRLAERAPDDVSRGDLIAHAFRGKEADESHRARLRVEIGRLRQLISGMAAISATRDGFVLSPCRDRNVAVLAQPAEDEDAAVLACLADGEAWSSSGLAVALGASQRTVQRGLDALALSGKVQSFGRGRAQRWTCPVAPEFATALLLPAWSSLD comes from the coding sequence ATGGACTCGCTGATCACGGCTGCAGCCCAAGCGCTCGCCGCGGGTGATCCGCTCGGCGCGCTGAACCGCGTCGCCTTGCGCGACGACCCGCCGGCATTGGCGCTGCGCGGCATCGCCATGGCGCGGCTCGGCGATTTCGTGCGTGCGAAGGCGCTGCTGCGGCAGGCCGCGCGTGCCTTTGGCGCCAAGGCGACGATGGCCCGCGCCCGCTGCGCTGTGGCCGAAGCCGAAATCGCGCTCGCCGCGCGCGACCTCACCTGGCCGACGAAGGCGCTTGCAGCTGCGCGCGAGACCCTGGAGCGGCACGGCGATCGCACCAATGCCGCCTATGCACGCAGCCTCGAGATCCGGCGGCTGGTGCTGATCGGACATCTCGACGAAGCAGAGCGCAGACTTGCCGACCTCGATCCCTCACCGCTGCTGCCGGCAGCGCGCACGATCTACGAACTGATCGTCGCCGGACTTGCCTTGCGTCGCCTTCAGACCAAGGCGGCACGGTCAGCGCTGGAACGCGCCACGCACACCGCGCGGCAGGCCCGCATTCCCGAGCTGCATGCGGAGATCGAGCGGGCCTCCGCGGCCCTCTCCGCTCCTGCCGCACGCATGATCGTGCGCGGCGGGGAGCGGCTGTTGCAGCTCGACGAGGTCGAGGCGCTGTTCCGGTCGGATAGGCTGATCGTCGATGCGTGCCGGCTGGCACTGCGCCAGGGGAGCCATGTCGTGCCAATGGCGCGGCGCCCGGTGTTGTTCGCCCTCGCCCGCAGGCTGGCGGAGCGTGCTCCCGACGATGTGTCCCGTGGCGACCTGATCGCGCACGCCTTCCGCGGCAAGGAGGCTGACGAGTCGCATCGCGCACGATTGCGCGTCGAGATCGGCCGGTTGCGCCAACTGATCAGCGGCATGGCCGCGATCAGTGCGACGAGAGACGGCTTTGTCCTGTCGCCTTGCCGGGATCGGAATGTCGCTGTGCTGGCACAGCCGGCCGAGGACGAGGACGCCGCCGTGCTCGCCTGCCTGGCCGACGGCGAAGCCTGGTCGAGCTCGGGCCTTGCCGTTGCGCTCGGAGCGAGCCAGCGTACGGTGCAGCGCGGGCTCGATGCATTGGCACTGTCCGGCAAGGTTCAGTCGTTCGGGCGCGGCCGTGCGCAACGCTGGACCTGCCCGGTGGCGCCGGAATTCGCGACCGCCTTGTTACTCCCGGCGTGGTCGTCGCTTGATTAG
- a CDS encoding ABC transporter permease, translated as MRPLDPVGARSRTALGLAFFVLFVAAWSLATFGGYVPKTFLADPLTMLHEGWDLLTKFGFLTDIGMTVWRVVGGFVLAAVIAVPLGLLMGAYKPVEAFLEPFVSFARYLPASAFIPLLILWAGIGELQKLLIIFIGSVFQIILMITVTVGNTRRDLVEAAYTLGASDRGIIGRVLLPSAAPDIAEILRLVLGWAWTYVIVAELIGSSSGIGHMITDSQALLNTGQIIFGIIVIGLIGLISDFLFKAFNAWLFPWKLA; from the coding sequence ATCCGTCCTCTCGACCCCGTCGGCGCCAGATCCCGTACGGCGCTAGGCCTCGCCTTCTTCGTCCTCTTCGTCGCGGCGTGGTCGCTGGCGACGTTCGGCGGCTATGTGCCGAAGACGTTCCTGGCCGATCCCTTGACCATGCTCCACGAGGGTTGGGACCTGCTGACCAAGTTCGGATTCCTGACCGACATCGGCATGACGGTCTGGCGCGTCGTCGGCGGCTTCGTGCTCGCGGCCGTGATCGCCGTCCCGCTCGGCCTGCTGATGGGCGCCTACAAGCCGGTCGAGGCGTTCCTCGAGCCGTTCGTCTCGTTCGCGCGCTATCTGCCGGCCTCCGCCTTCATCCCGCTGCTGATCCTGTGGGCCGGCATCGGCGAGCTGCAGAAGCTCCTGATCATCTTCATCGGCTCGGTGTTCCAGATCATCCTGATGATCACGGTCACCGTCGGCAACACACGGCGTGACCTCGTCGAAGCCGCCTATACGCTGGGCGCCAGCGATCGCGGCATCATCGGCCGCGTGCTGCTGCCTTCAGCGGCCCCCGATATCGCCGAGATCCTGCGGCTGGTGCTGGGATGGGCCTGGACCTACGTCATCGTCGCCGAGCTGATCGGCTCGTCCTCGGGCATCGGCCACATGATCACCGATAGCCAGGCGCTGCTCAACACCGGGCAGATCATCTTCGGCATCATCGTGATCGGGCTGATCGGCCTGATCTCGGATTTCCTGTTCAAGGCGTTCAACGCCTGGCTGTTCCCGTGGAAGCTCGCATGA
- a CDS encoding ABC transporter ATP-binding protein produces MTKLVIDQVSRTFPARQGHAPTRALEPVELTIGTNDFVTILGPSGCGKSTLLRIVAGLDHPTTGRVLLDGREVTGPGADRGMVFQSYTLFPWLTVRENIAFGLRERGVAEAERNAVADRYIQQIGLKGFENHWPKQLSGGMQQRTAIARALANDPKILLLDEPFGALDNQTRVLMQEMLLGIWERDQKTVLFVTHDIEEAIFLGSRVLVMSARPGRVKADIKIELPHPRSYKVKTSLEFVALKERLVEEIRAEALKVAVEA; encoded by the coding sequence ATGACGAAGCTCGTCATCGATCAGGTGTCACGCACCTTCCCGGCACGCCAGGGCCATGCGCCGACGCGCGCGCTGGAGCCGGTCGAGCTCACCATCGGCACCAATGACTTCGTCACCATTCTCGGGCCGTCCGGCTGCGGCAAGTCGACCTTGCTGCGCATCGTCGCCGGCCTCGATCATCCGACCACGGGAAGGGTGCTGCTCGACGGCCGCGAGGTAACCGGCCCCGGCGCCGATCGCGGCATGGTGTTCCAGTCCTACACGCTGTTTCCGTGGCTCACCGTACGCGAGAACATCGCCTTCGGCCTGCGCGAGCGCGGCGTGGCGGAGGCCGAGCGCAACGCCGTTGCCGATCGCTACATCCAGCAGATCGGGCTGAAAGGCTTCGAGAACCATTGGCCCAAGCAGCTCTCCGGCGGCATGCAGCAGCGCACCGCGATTGCGCGCGCGCTCGCCAATGATCCGAAGATCCTGCTGCTCGACGAGCCGTTCGGCGCGCTCGACAACCAGACCCGGGTGCTGATGCAGGAGATGCTGCTCGGCATCTGGGAGCGCGATCAGAAGACGGTGCTGTTCGTGACGCACGACATCGAGGAGGCGATCTTCCTCGGCAGCCGCGTGCTGGTGATGAGCGCGCGGCCGGGGCGCGTCAAGGCCGACATCAAGATCGAGCTGCCGCATCCGCGCTCCTACAAGGTCAAGACCTCGCTGGAGTTCGTCGCGCTCAAGGAGCGGCTGGTGGAAGAAATCCGCGCTGAGGCGCTGAAGGTCGCGGTGGAGGCGTGA